From the Microbacterium sp. W4I4 genome, one window contains:
- a CDS encoding ABC transporter permease subunit (The N-terminal region of this protein, as described by TIGR01726, is a three transmembrane segment that identifies a subfamily of ABC transporter permease subunits, which specificities that include histidine, arginine, glutamine, glutamate, L-cystine (sic), the opines (in Agrobacterium) octopine and nopaline, etc.): MSYATQELFDVPGPKARRRSNIAGFITVAIVVLIVAFIVYQLYRSGQLDARKWQTFTFPMVQQEILRTTMSTMNAFIVGALLALGLGVLLLLGRLSPVRWVTVAFSWVTETFRAIPLLILMMLLYYGLPVIGATFVTPFVAVVGGLMIYNGSVFAEIFRAGIQSLPSGQSEAGYAIGLTRGQVLRVILAPQAIRNMLPTIISQLVVALKDTALGFMVTYPELLYLAKFYGTQFQYGSPIIPAAIVMGSIYIALCLLMSFIAVRVEKWSSSDSKRTKEIPQYE, encoded by the coding sequence GTGAGCTACGCCACTCAGGAGCTCTTCGACGTTCCAGGACCCAAGGCTCGCCGTCGAAGCAATATCGCAGGCTTCATCACGGTCGCCATCGTCGTGCTGATCGTTGCGTTCATCGTCTACCAGCTCTATCGTTCGGGTCAGTTAGACGCCAGGAAATGGCAGACCTTCACCTTTCCGATGGTTCAGCAGGAGATTCTGAGAACCACCATGTCGACGATGAACGCATTCATCGTCGGGGCGCTGCTCGCGCTCGGGCTGGGTGTGCTGCTCCTGTTGGGACGGCTATCACCTGTCAGATGGGTCACGGTCGCTTTCAGCTGGGTGACCGAGACGTTTCGGGCCATTCCGCTGCTCATCCTGATGATGCTGCTCTACTACGGCCTGCCGGTCATCGGCGCCACCTTCGTCACACCGTTCGTCGCGGTGGTCGGCGGCCTGATGATCTACAACGGATCCGTCTTCGCGGAGATCTTCCGGGCGGGTATCCAGAGCCTGCCGAGCGGCCAGAGCGAGGCCGGATACGCCATCGGCCTCACCCGTGGGCAGGTGCTGAGGGTGATTCTGGCGCCGCAGGCGATCCGGAACATGCTGCCCACGATCATCTCGCAGCTGGTCGTCGCGCTGAAGGACACCGCGCTCGGCTTCATGGTGACCTATCCCGAGCTGCTGTATCTGGCCAAGTTCTACGGAACGCAGTTCCAATACGGCAGCCCCATCATCCCGGCCGCCATCGTCATGGGATCGATCTACATCGCACTGTGTCTGCTGATGTCGTTCATCGCGGTGAGGGTGGAGAAGTGGTCGAGTTCCGACAGCAAGCGCACAAAGGAGATCCCGCAGTATGAGTGA
- a CDS encoding pyridoxal phosphate-dependent aminotransferase, translating into MSELTVSRLLASVTESAPQAIDALAKKYRGEGRPVIAFGAGEPDFDTPAFITEAAKAAIDDPHNHHYSGPSGLPELREAVAEYTTAYAGSVFTANEVAIANGGKQAIYNALSAILNPGDEVLLPAPYWTSYPEQVKLAGGITVPVSTDVDSEYKTTVADLEHARTNRTTALIFTSPSNPTGAVYSEDEIRRIGEWAAEHRIWVISDEIYHDFVYEESRFVSISRFLPREQLIIVNGLAKSHVLTGWRLGWIVSTASVIDAVKNFQSHTTGNVSNISQRAALAAIRHGQDFPEQMRNVFDRRRRIAYELIRTFDKVRVSNPRGAFYVFPDVRALLDGTLRHGGEPVTTSLQLSRLLLEEIDVAVVPGEAFGAPGHLRFSYALDDAALVEGLERIRDFLAARSHPAGYAAVSSSASRIV; encoded by the coding sequence ATGAGTGAGCTCACCGTTTCCCGGCTTCTCGCATCCGTAACGGAGTCCGCACCGCAGGCCATCGACGCACTGGCGAAGAAGTACCGCGGTGAGGGACGTCCGGTCATCGCGTTCGGCGCCGGCGAGCCGGACTTCGACACCCCCGCATTCATCACCGAGGCTGCGAAGGCTGCCATCGATGACCCACACAATCACCACTACAGTGGCCCATCCGGTCTGCCGGAGCTTCGCGAGGCGGTCGCGGAGTACACCACTGCGTACGCGGGCAGTGTATTCACCGCCAACGAGGTCGCTATCGCCAATGGTGGCAAACAGGCGATCTACAACGCGCTGTCGGCCATCCTGAACCCTGGAGACGAGGTCTTGCTCCCCGCGCCGTACTGGACAAGCTATCCAGAGCAGGTGAAGCTCGCAGGCGGGATCACGGTGCCGGTGTCAACAGATGTCGACAGCGAGTACAAGACCACGGTCGCCGATCTGGAGCATGCGCGAACGAACCGCACCACCGCTCTGATCTTCACCTCGCCGTCGAATCCGACCGGCGCGGTGTACAGCGAAGACGAGATACGACGGATCGGCGAGTGGGCGGCCGAACATCGGATCTGGGTGATCTCGGACGAGATCTACCACGACTTCGTCTACGAGGAGTCGCGATTCGTGTCAATCTCGCGGTTCCTGCCGCGGGAACAGCTCATCATCGTCAACGGGCTGGCGAAGAGCCACGTGCTGACGGGATGGCGGCTAGGCTGGATCGTCTCTACTGCGTCCGTCATCGATGCGGTCAAGAACTTCCAGTCGCACACAACCGGGAACGTCTCCAACATCTCGCAACGCGCAGCACTGGCGGCCATCCGGCACGGACAGGACTTTCCCGAGCAGATGCGCAACGTGTTCGACCGGCGTCGGCGCATCGCCTACGAGCTGATCAGGACGTTCGACAAGGTTCGTGTGTCGAATCCACGGGGCGCGTTCTACGTGTTCCCCGATGTTCGCGCTCTCCTCGACGGGACACTGCGACACGGTGGCGAACCGGTCACGACCAGTCTGCAGCTTTCACGCCTGCTTCTCGAGGAGATCGATGTCGCGGTCGTGCCAGGCGAGGCGTTCGGCGCGCCCGGTCACCTTCGCTTCTCGTATGCGCTCGACGATGCCGCGCTGGTGGAGGGGTTGGAACGCATCCGCGACTTTCTCGCAGCCCGCTCGCATCCTGCGGGCTACGCCGCAGTGAGCTCGTCGGCGTCGAGGATCGTGTAG
- a CDS encoding DNA repair helicase XPB — translation MSDGPLIVQSDRTVLLEVAHADAESARHELAIFAELERAPEHIHTYRITRLGLWNARAAGHTADDMLETLERWSRFPVPPSVAVDLRETVNRYGRLVIERDDEGVLMLRSSDPAVLTQVAGNKRIQPLLIGHPNPDTYAIDAWARGQIKQELLKIGWPAEDLAGYTPGTPHEIALAEDGWAMRPYQHEAVDAFAREGSGVVVLPCGAGKTIVGAGAMAATGTTTLILVTNTVSARQWRDELIRRTSLTAEEIGEYSGQAKEVKPVTIATYQILTAKRKGEYAHLALLDALDWGLIVYDEVHLLPAPVFKLTADLQARRRIGLTATLVREDGREGDVFSLIGPKRFDAPWKQIEAQGFISPAACFEVRVDLPPGDRLEYAAASDDERYRLAASAPAKIEAVRELIDKHPDERILVIGQYLDQLQVLSEALNAPQITGATPVDEREELYRQFREGEISLLVVSKVANFSVDLPEASVAIQVSGSFGSRQEEAQRLGRLLRPKQSNHTASFYTLIARDTIDQDYAQNRQRFLAEQGYSYTILDADELTAA, via the coding sequence ATGTCTGATGGCCCTCTGATCGTCCAAAGCGACCGCACCGTGCTTCTGGAGGTCGCGCACGCCGACGCGGAGTCCGCGCGGCATGAGCTGGCGATCTTCGCCGAGCTCGAGCGAGCACCGGAGCACATCCACACCTACCGCATCACCCGTCTCGGTCTGTGGAACGCGCGCGCGGCCGGGCACACCGCCGATGACATGCTCGAGACCCTCGAGCGCTGGTCGCGCTTCCCCGTGCCGCCCTCGGTGGCCGTGGACCTGCGAGAGACCGTGAACCGTTATGGGCGTCTGGTGATCGAGCGCGATGATGAGGGCGTGCTGATGCTGCGCTCCAGCGACCCGGCGGTGCTGACCCAGGTCGCCGGCAACAAGCGCATCCAGCCGCTGCTCATCGGCCATCCCAACCCCGACACCTATGCGATCGACGCGTGGGCGCGCGGACAGATCAAGCAGGAGCTGCTGAAGATCGGCTGGCCGGCGGAGGATCTCGCCGGCTACACCCCGGGAACCCCGCACGAGATCGCCCTCGCCGAGGATGGCTGGGCGATGCGCCCGTACCAGCACGAAGCCGTCGACGCGTTCGCCCGCGAGGGATCGGGAGTCGTCGTGCTCCCCTGCGGCGCCGGCAAGACGATCGTCGGCGCCGGCGCGATGGCCGCCACCGGAACGACCACGCTGATCCTGGTGACCAACACCGTCTCTGCTCGGCAGTGGCGCGATGAGCTGATCCGGCGCACATCGCTGACGGCCGAGGAGATCGGCGAGTACTCCGGGCAGGCCAAGGAGGTCAAGCCCGTCACGATCGCCACCTACCAGATCCTCACGGCGAAGCGGAAGGGCGAGTACGCGCACCTCGCACTGCTGGATGCCCTGGACTGGGGCCTCATCGTCTACGACGAGGTGCATCTGCTGCCCGCCCCGGTGTTCAAGCTCACCGCCGACCTGCAGGCCCGGCGTCGCATCGGACTGACCGCCACCCTGGTCCGCGAGGACGGCCGTGAGGGCGACGTGTTCAGCCTGATCGGCCCGAAGAGGTTCGACGCCCCCTGGAAGCAGATCGAGGCGCAGGGCTTCATCTCCCCTGCCGCCTGCTTCGAGGTGCGCGTGGATCTGCCGCCGGGCGACCGTCTGGAGTACGCGGCGGCCAGCGATGACGAGCGCTACCGGCTCGCGGCATCCGCCCCTGCGAAGATCGAGGCCGTGCGGGAGCTGATCGACAAGCATCCCGATGAGCGCATCCTCGTGATCGGACAGTACCTCGACCAGCTCCAGGTGCTGTCCGAGGCCCTGAACGCCCCGCAGATCACCGGCGCCACGCCGGTCGACGAGCGCGAGGAGCTGTACCGGCAGTTCCGCGAGGGCGAGATCTCGCTGCTCGTCGTCTCGAAGGTCGCGAACTTCTCCGTCGACCTGCCCGAGGCGTCCGTCGCGATCCAGGTCTCCGGGTCCTTCGGCTCCCGCCAGGAGGAGGCTCAGCGTCTGGGCCGACTGCTGCGGCCGAAGCAGTCGAATCACACCGCCAGCTTCTACACGCTGATCGCCCGCGACACGATCGACCAGGACTACGCGCAGAACCGGCAGCGCTTCCTCGCCGAGCAGGGTTACAGCTACACGATCCTCGACGCCGACGAGCTCACTGCGGCGTAG
- a CDS encoding helicase-associated domain-containing protein, protein MSTHARPLADRLAAASDAQLEELLRARSVRTDADWEDFFDAAEALLESGSIERGLAALTRTEAQHLRDAVQGNADADALTALASRGFVDGDGRVLPPVADLVTSRPAISEASAVEESPSSEAASARCAERAFTTIGDLADLLLAARSTPLALVATGALSAGERRRLSTTSDPDQLREIAEISGLARAVDRELRVAARAEDWLADPFAVRWAHVADSFRDALPDGIRSNAGWVPVAEWHDAFPWSTSWPARAQNLVALARLLGLRADDDTEPRWATPLRRGEPVDTSALESLLPTEVDRIFLQNDLTAIAPGPLQPALDNRLRAMSEHESAAQASSYRFTAESISRALVDGETESGILAFLHEVSLTGVPQPLEYLVAQTAARHGLVRVGPDATGGTSVSSADENLLEAIEVDRNLRPMGLVRQGAQLASRVSAETVAWALTDARYPATLVDRDGATVSARRRRLAPEPHPVSTSHAALIARLRSRQGPDADAAWLDRELETAVRARAVVLVEVAMPDGSSRELTLEASGMGGGRLRGRDRAADVERTLPVRSIRSVRVLES, encoded by the coding sequence ATGAGCACTCACGCACGCCCGCTGGCCGATCGACTCGCCGCGGCGAGCGATGCGCAGCTCGAAGAGCTGCTGCGTGCCCGCTCCGTGCGGACGGATGCCGACTGGGAAGACTTCTTCGATGCGGCGGAGGCGCTGCTGGAATCCGGGTCCATCGAACGCGGACTCGCCGCGCTGACGCGCACCGAAGCCCAGCACCTGCGCGATGCCGTACAGGGCAACGCGGATGCCGACGCCCTGACCGCACTTGCGTCGCGAGGGTTCGTCGATGGCGACGGACGCGTGCTTCCCCCGGTGGCCGACCTGGTGACGTCGCGGCCCGCGATCTCCGAGGCATCCGCCGTCGAGGAGTCCCCGTCCTCCGAGGCGGCGTCCGCACGGTGCGCCGAGCGCGCTTTCACCACGATCGGCGACCTGGCGGATCTACTGCTGGCCGCACGCTCGACGCCCCTCGCTCTGGTCGCGACCGGGGCGCTGAGCGCCGGCGAGCGACGGCGACTGTCCACCACCAGTGACCCCGACCAGCTGCGCGAGATCGCCGAGATCTCGGGCCTGGCACGCGCCGTGGACCGCGAGCTGCGCGTCGCGGCACGGGCGGAGGACTGGCTCGCCGATCCGTTCGCGGTGCGCTGGGCGCACGTGGCCGATTCGTTCCGCGATGCGCTGCCTGACGGCATCCGGTCGAATGCGGGCTGGGTACCGGTCGCCGAATGGCACGACGCATTCCCCTGGAGCACGTCGTGGCCGGCACGGGCGCAGAACCTCGTCGCACTCGCCCGGCTGCTCGGACTGCGCGCCGACGACGACACCGAGCCGCGGTGGGCCACGCCATTGCGCCGCGGGGAACCGGTGGACACCTCCGCACTGGAGTCGCTGCTGCCGACCGAGGTCGACCGCATCTTCCTGCAGAACGACCTGACCGCGATCGCGCCCGGCCCGCTGCAGCCCGCTCTGGACAATCGGCTGCGCGCGATGAGCGAGCATGAGTCCGCGGCCCAGGCGTCGTCATACCGGTTCACCGCGGAGTCGATCTCCCGCGCACTCGTCGACGGCGAGACCGAGTCCGGCATCCTGGCGTTCCTGCACGAGGTGTCGCTGACCGGAGTGCCTCAGCCGCTCGAATATCTCGTCGCCCAGACCGCGGCGCGACACGGACTCGTTCGCGTCGGACCTGACGCCACGGGCGGGACCTCCGTGTCCAGTGCCGATGAGAACCTCCTCGAGGCGATCGAGGTCGATCGGAACCTTCGACCGATGGGCCTGGTGCGCCAGGGCGCGCAGCTGGCCTCGCGCGTCAGCGCCGAGACGGTGGCCTGGGCGCTGACGGATGCTCGATACCCGGCGACGCTCGTGGACCGCGACGGCGCGACGGTCTCGGCCCGACGCAGGCGCCTGGCGCCCGAGCCGCACCCCGTCTCGACCTCGCACGCCGCCCTCATCGCGCGTCTGCGGTCCAGGCAGGGCCCGGACGCGGATGCCGCATGGCTGGATCGCGAGCTCGAGACCGCCGTGCGCGCCCGCGCCGTGGTGCTCGTCGAGGTCGCGATGCCCGACGGATCCAGCCGCGAGCTGACGCTGGAGGCCTCCGGCATGGGCGGCGGCCGGCTGAGAGGTCGGGACCGCGCCGCCGATGTCGAACGCACCCTTCCGGTGCGCAGCATCCGTTCGGTCCGCGTGCTGGAGAGCTGA
- a CDS encoding multidrug ABC transporter ATPase, producing the protein MSTHDDGPEPSTGRLDRFLAYAALTLAALSILSFFAIIIGTATGMDQKAFGTGVWPFLAGLPLFGLPLAFIMIITLLILTFVRKGRADKRR; encoded by the coding sequence ATGAGCACGCATGATGACGGCCCGGAGCCGTCCACGGGTCGACTCGACCGCTTCCTCGCCTACGCGGCGCTGACGCTGGCCGCGCTCTCGATCCTCAGCTTCTTCGCGATCATCATCGGAACCGCCACCGGCATGGATCAGAAGGCCTTCGGCACCGGAGTGTGGCCCTTCCTCGCGGGACTGCCGCTGTTCGGGCTGCCGCTGGCATTCATCATGATCATCACCCTGCTGATCCTGACCTTCGTCCGCAAGGGACGCGCGGACAAGCGCCGCTGA
- a CDS encoding cold-shock protein, with the protein MPTGKVRFYDDEKGFGFIASDDGQDVFLHASALPAGVSVQKNSRVEFGLADGRRGPQALSVRLLDAPPSLAKANRKSADDMAVIVEDLVRLLDDMGGDLRRGRYPSSGQSRKVAAVLRKVADDLDA; encoded by the coding sequence ATGCCCACCGGCAAGGTCAGGTTCTACGACGACGAGAAGGGGTTCGGCTTCATCGCATCCGATGACGGCCAGGACGTCTTCCTGCACGCCTCTGCCCTTCCTGCAGGCGTCTCCGTGCAGAAGAACTCCCGAGTGGAGTTCGGTCTCGCCGATGGACGCCGCGGACCGCAGGCGCTCTCGGTGCGGCTTCTCGACGCGCCCCCGAGCCTGGCGAAGGCGAACCGCAAGTCCGCCGATGACATGGCGGTGATCGTCGAGGACCTGGTCCGCCTGCTCGACGACATGGGCGGCGACCTGCGTCGCGGCCGTTATCCGTCCTCGGGTCAGAGCCGCAAGGTGGCAGCCGTGCTCCGGAAGGTCGCTGATGACCTCGACGCCTGA
- a CDS encoding DUF3027 domain-containing protein, with the protein MTSTPEQLASAARELALAALHEITPASTVGPIAGYTVEDSGALSLRFENRLRGYPGWYWTVSVAQLDDAEPTVLEAELMPGDGALLAPDWVPWAERLADYRAHQAELAEQAAAAGVESESSDADGNTEDGDDGEVDDADLDDADLDDTDDLDDNDFDEDGSPHLHGGDLDGVDIDELDEDASDDDSDDDDDDDDSDDDDSDGDDEEE; encoded by the coding sequence ATGACCTCGACGCCTGAGCAGCTCGCCTCCGCAGCCCGGGAGCTCGCGCTCGCCGCGCTGCACGAGATCACACCCGCATCGACCGTCGGTCCGATCGCCGGCTACACGGTCGAGGACAGCGGGGCGCTCTCGCTGCGCTTCGAGAACCGTCTTCGCGGCTACCCCGGCTGGTACTGGACCGTCAGCGTGGCGCAGCTCGACGATGCCGAGCCGACCGTGCTCGAGGCGGAGCTCATGCCCGGTGACGGCGCGCTGCTCGCACCCGACTGGGTGCCATGGGCCGAGCGTCTCGCCGACTACCGCGCGCACCAGGCCGAGCTCGCCGAGCAGGCCGCTGCGGCAGGCGTCGAGTCGGAGTCCTCGGATGCCGACGGCAATACGGAGGATGGCGACGACGGGGAAGTCGATGACGCCGACCTCGATGACGCCGACCTCGATGACACCGACGACCTGGATGACAACGATTTCGACGAGGACGGATCGCCCCACCTGCACGGCGGCGACCTCGACGGCGTGGACATCGACGAGCTCGACGAGGATGCGTCCGACGACGACTCCGACGATGACGACGATGACGATGACTCCGATGACGATGATTCGGACGGCGACGACGAAGAGGAGTGA